In Acidobacteriota bacterium, one genomic interval encodes:
- a CDS encoding RES family NAD+ phosphorylase — MTAELIVERIPDGHSWWRIAKRTWDDPLDPSYAQRQGRRWNPPASFPTLYLNEDIVTARLNLRAFIVDEPYEPEELREDNGPVLVECTLPRGQVVCDMHTPEGVRAAGMPVTYPLDGNGDVVGHEHCWAIGKRAKDQGLNGVRARSAKSRDGAGRELAWFPASVRSVARQVATLAFPVWFWG; from the coding sequence GTGACGGCCGAGCTGATAGTCGAACGAATCCCCGACGGTCACTCGTGGTGGCGGATCGCCAAGCGGACTTGGGATGATCCGCTTGACCCTAGCTACGCTCAGCGGCAGGGCCGACGATGGAACCCGCCGGCCAGCTTCCCGACGCTCTACCTGAACGAGGACATAGTCACAGCGCGCCTGAATCTTCGCGCCTTCATCGTTGACGAGCCGTACGAACCGGAAGAACTACGGGAAGACAACGGGCCGGTGCTCGTGGAGTGCACGTTGCCGCGAGGCCAGGTCGTCTGCGACATGCACACGCCTGAGGGTGTGCGTGCCGCTGGGATGCCCGTCACCTATCCTCTCGATGGGAACGGCGACGTGGTCGGACATGAACATTGCTGGGCAATCGGAAAACGGGCCAAGGACCAGGGTCTGAACGGCGTCCGTGCGCGGTCTGCTAAGTCCCGGGACGGCGCGGGACGGGAACTGGCGTGGTTTCCGGCATCCGTTCGCAGCGTCGCCCGACAGGTCGCGACGCTGGCGTTTCCTGTCTGGTTCTGGGGCTAG
- a CDS encoding beta-galactosidase, translated as MPYPIARRDLLKSALVGFGACLGGPTWAAQPASDRDRFGGWTGLKFDATGFFRTEHDGRRWWLVTPEGHAFISWGVNHYHANWWAQDYNRDHWLRRFGAEDVYDRAWNRGFREAALADLRRLGLNTLGIHTNATMLTHPPGQARFPFVAPYEPLALSHYLKPKPDAYADIFAPEFEALCERTARQVAAPYREDPMVLGYCMADCPPLTDNEAEWNGSTTWPRRLRNFAAEAPGKQAYVDFTRDRYGDVSGFNATYGTGFGAWSDLLEATDWRPDQAPSNQAERDDNAAFLLPCVERYYSVAKTALRRTDPNHLFLGDKINGDTDGLDSIAATTSRYTDLVNTQHYARWEGQRETMDRLTDTVGQPFLNGDAAYTTPTESMPNPHGQHARDMAERAQWTREFMENATARPDFVGWHMCGMIDTANTMPGKEQAQHQGLMTTRGEFYAEMEETVRDISDRLYVIATGNA; from the coding sequence GTGCCTTACCCCATTGCTCGACGCGACTTGCTCAAGTCGGCTCTCGTCGGGTTCGGCGCCTGCCTTGGAGGGCCGACCTGGGCCGCGCAACCGGCCAGTGACCGAGACCGCTTCGGCGGCTGGACCGGGCTGAAGTTCGACGCCACGGGCTTCTTTCGCACCGAGCACGACGGACGACGATGGTGGCTGGTCACTCCCGAAGGCCACGCCTTCATCAGTTGGGGCGTCAACCACTACCACGCGAACTGGTGGGCGCAGGACTACAACCGCGATCACTGGCTGCGGCGATTCGGCGCGGAGGACGTCTACGACCGGGCCTGGAACCGGGGCTTCCGCGAGGCAGCGCTGGCCGATTTGCGGAGGCTGGGCCTCAACACCCTGGGCATTCACACGAACGCCACGATGCTCACGCATCCGCCGGGTCAGGCCCGGTTTCCGTTCGTCGCGCCCTACGAGCCGCTGGCGCTGTCGCACTACCTCAAGCCCAAGCCCGATGCCTACGCGGACATCTTCGCCCCGGAGTTCGAGGCGCTGTGCGAACGCACGGCCCGGCAAGTCGCCGCGCCCTACCGTGAAGACCCCATGGTGCTGGGCTACTGCATGGCGGACTGTCCTCCCCTGACCGACAACGAGGCGGAATGGAACGGCAGCACGACGTGGCCCCGCCGGCTACGCAACTTCGCCGCCGAGGCGCCCGGCAAACAGGCCTATGTCGACTTCACGCGGGATCGCTACGGCGACGTGTCCGGTTTCAACGCCACTTACGGCACAGGCTTCGGAGCGTGGTCAGACCTGCTCGAGGCGACGGACTGGCGACCCGATCAGGCTCCCTCGAACCAGGCGGAGCGCGATGACAACGCTGCCTTCCTGCTGCCCTGCGTCGAGCGCTACTACTCGGTCGCGAAGACAGCCCTCCGCCGGACCGACCCGAACCACCTCTTCCTCGGCGACAAGATCAACGGCGACACGGACGGGCTCGACTCGATCGCAGCCACAACGAGCCGGTACACCGACCTCGTGAACACCCAGCACTACGCCCGCTGGGAGGGTCAGCGCGAGACGATGGACCGGCTGACCGACACGGTGGGGCAACCCTTCCTCAACGGCGACGCCGCTTACACCACGCCGACCGAGAGCATGCCCAATCCCCATGGCCAGCACGCGCGCGACATGGCGGAGCGCGCCCAGTGGACGCGGGAGTTCATGGAGAACGCGACCGCCCGGCCCGACTTCGTCGGCTGGCACATGTGCGGGATGATCGACACGGCGAACACCATGCCCGGCAAGGAGCAGGCCCAGCACCAGGGCCTGATGACGACCCGCGGCGAGTTCTACGCGGAGATGGAGGAGACGGTCCGGGACATCTCCGACCGCCTCTACGTCATCGCCACCGGAAACGCGTGA
- a CDS encoding aminotransferase class III-fold pyridoxal phosphate-dependent enzyme, producing MLDRNRALKSRGERVLPGGMYGHMSTYRLLPPRYPQYFERAEGCRLWDADGNEYIDFMCSFGPMIAGYGNPRIRAAADAQRDRLDIANGPPPLIVDLAERFVRQVSHAEWAIFAKNGNDATTVCNMVARARSEKRKILVARGAYHGAAPWANHISRGTPAEDHVHFPTYRYNDVASLDAASRAAAGDLAGIVVSAFRHDAGHDQEMPDLAFARRVREICDAEGAALILDDVRAGLRLSLDASWSEFGVQPDLSAWGKAIGNGEPVAAILGSEAYREAATRVFVTGSFWYQAAPFAAAIETLDLLAEIDAPTVVERLGQQFRDGLEEQARRYGHAIRQTGPPQMPAVLFEDDDRREKGFAFCSHALDHGVYLHPWHNMFLSVAHTESDIEQALAGTDKAFHALG from the coding sequence TTGCTCGATCGGAACCGGGCGCTGAAGTCCCGGGGTGAGCGGGTGCTCCCGGGTGGCATGTACGGTCACATGTCCACCTATCGGCTCCTGCCGCCCCGGTACCCGCAGTACTTCGAGCGGGCGGAGGGCTGCCGGCTGTGGGACGCCGACGGCAACGAGTACATCGACTTCATGTGCTCGTTCGGGCCGATGATCGCCGGCTACGGCAATCCGCGCATTCGCGCCGCCGCGGACGCCCAGCGCGACCGGCTCGACATCGCGAACGGGCCTCCGCCGCTCATCGTCGACCTGGCCGAGCGTTTCGTGCGACAGGTCAGCCACGCCGAGTGGGCCATCTTCGCGAAGAACGGCAACGACGCGACGACCGTCTGCAACATGGTGGCTCGTGCGCGGAGTGAGAAGCGGAAGATCCTCGTGGCCAGGGGCGCGTACCACGGTGCGGCGCCCTGGGCCAACCACATCTCGCGCGGCACGCCCGCGGAGGATCACGTTCACTTCCCGACCTACCGCTACAACGACGTAGCCAGCCTGGACGCGGCCTCCCGGGCGGCGGCCGGCGACCTCGCTGGAATCGTCGTGTCCGCCTTCAGGCACGACGCCGGCCACGACCAGGAGATGCCCGATCTCGCCTTCGCGCGCCGCGTGCGCGAGATCTGCGACGCCGAGGGCGCGGCGCTCATCCTGGACGACGTGCGGGCCGGGCTGCGCCTGTCGCTCGACGCGAGCTGGTCCGAGTTCGGCGTCCAGCCGGATCTGTCGGCCTGGGGTAAGGCGATCGGCAACGGCGAACCGGTGGCGGCCATTCTCGGTAGCGAGGCGTATCGCGAGGCCGCGACGCGCGTCTTCGTGACGGGCTCGTTCTGGTACCAGGCCGCGCCCTTCGCCGCGGCGATCGAGACCCTCGACCTGTTGGCGGAGATCGACGCCCCGACCGTCGTGGAGCGCCTGGGGCAGCAGTTTCGGGACGGTCTGGAGGAACAGGCGCGTCGTTACGGTCACGCGATCCGCCAGACCGGACCGCCGCAGATGCCGGCCGTGTTGTTCGAGGACGACGACAGGCGAGAGAAGGGCTTCGCCTTCTGCAGCCACGCTCTCGACCACGGCGTGTACCTGCACCCCTGGCACAACATGTTCCTGTCGGTCGCGCACACGGAGTCCGACATCGAGCAGGCGCTCGCCGGAACCGATAAGGCGTTTCACGCGCTCGGCTGA
- a CDS encoding DUF2911 domain-containing protein — translation MHKYRATIPLIFAAFLVTALPAMAQRADDADRASKNGMVKGKIDGVAITVEYGRPKVKGRTIWGGLVPYGQVWRTGADEATTITFSADVEIGGQKLAAGTYALFTEPGENEWTVIFNKVAKQWGAFRHDAGQDALRVSATPKAIGEHVEEMEFVIVDSWVAMQWERLAVPFEVKKSG, via the coding sequence ATGCACAAGTACCGAGCAACGATTCCCCTGATCTTCGCGGCCTTCCTGGTCACGGCTCTTCCCGCCATGGCGCAGCGCGCTGACGATGCCGACCGGGCGAGCAAGAACGGGATGGTGAAGGGAAAGATCGACGGCGTCGCCATCACGGTGGAGTACGGACGCCCCAAGGTGAAGGGTCGGACGATCTGGGGCGGCCTGGTTCCCTACGGTCAGGTCTGGCGGACGGGCGCCGACGAAGCGACGACGATCACGTTCAGCGCCGATGTCGAGATCGGGGGCCAGAAGCTGGCCGCCGGCACCTATGCCCTCTTCACCGAGCCGGGCGAGAACGAGTGGACCGTCATCTTCAACAAGGTCGCGAAGCAGTGGGGCGCCTTCCGGCACGACGCCGGTCAGGATGCGCTGCGCGTAAGCGCCACCCCGAAGGCCATCGGGGAGCACGTGGAGGAGATGGAGTTCGTGATCGTCGATTCGTGGGTCGCGATGCAGTGGGAGAGGCTCGCCGTGCCCTTCGAGGTGAAGAAGTCGGGCTGA
- a CDS encoding sulfatase-like hydrolase/transferase, with product MVKQLASLVAALLVAVLACQPEAGDNPPNVVLLMADDMGWAQTGYYGHPLLQTPHLDAMADAGLRMDRFYAGAPSCTPTRATVLTGRTNDRTGAFRVGDSINKQEKTIAAAFRQAGYATAHFGKWHLNQVHPSGDNPMPADDPHNPGELGFDYWLSHTNQFNLDPVLSENGVRKQFEGDSSEVLVAEALRYISEQAKNGKPAFAVIWYASPHRPFGAFPEDEEPFASLDDASKTHHAEIIAMDRSIGTLREGLRELGIADHTLVWFTSDNGGLPDIDYGPENPGIRPDTTGHLRGFKKDFYEGGLRVPTIIEWPGGIAPRITSFPASTMDIFPTLIEVAGLDPSSINEVHDGISIVRVFESEPARREQPIGFRASGGHAWLDNDLKLMRNYFSGPSDPFELYNVIDDPGEERDLIEEQPEIAARMRAELEAWNRSVDKSVNGADYPEGRVLPSGREPK from the coding sequence ATGGTGAAACAGCTCGCTTCTCTTGTCGCCGCGCTGCTCGTCGCGGTCCTCGCCTGCCAACCCGAAGCCGGCGACAATCCGCCCAATGTCGTGCTGCTCATGGCCGACGACATGGGTTGGGCGCAGACGGGTTACTACGGCCATCCACTGCTCCAGACGCCCCATCTCGACGCGATGGCCGACGCCGGCCTGCGAATGGACCGGTTCTACGCCGGCGCACCGAGCTGCACGCCGACCCGGGCGACGGTGTTGACCGGCCGCACGAACGATCGCACCGGGGCCTTCCGCGTCGGCGACTCGATCAACAAGCAGGAGAAGACGATCGCCGCGGCGTTCAGGCAGGCCGGCTACGCGACTGCCCACTTCGGAAAATGGCATCTGAACCAGGTCCATCCGAGCGGCGACAATCCGATGCCCGCGGACGACCCCCACAACCCCGGCGAACTCGGCTTCGACTACTGGCTGAGCCATACGAACCAGTTCAACCTGGACCCTGTCCTGAGCGAGAACGGGGTGCGGAAGCAGTTCGAGGGCGATTCGTCCGAAGTCCTCGTCGCCGAAGCCCTGCGCTACATCTCCGAGCAGGCGAAGAACGGCAAACCCGCGTTCGCCGTGATCTGGTACGCCTCACCGCACCGACCCTTCGGCGCCTTCCCGGAAGACGAAGAGCCCTTCGCGTCGCTGGACGACGCCTCGAAGACCCACCATGCCGAGATCATCGCCATGGACCGTTCCATCGGCACCCTCCGCGAGGGCCTGCGCGAACTCGGTATCGCCGACCACACCCTGGTGTGGTTCACGAGCGACAACGGCGGCCTGCCCGACATCGACTACGGCCCCGAGAATCCCGGCATTCGCCCTGACACCACCGGCCACCTGCGCGGCTTCAAGAAGGACTTCTACGAGGGCGGCCTGCGCGTGCCGACGATCATCGAATGGCCAGGCGGCATCGCCCCGAGGATCACGAGTTTCCCCGCCAGCACGATGGACATCTTTCCGACCCTGATCGAGGTCGCCGGGCTCGACCCGTCGTCGATCAACGAGGTCCACGACGGCATCTCCATTGTCCGCGTGTTCGAGTCCGAGCCCGCCCGCCGGGAGCAGCCCATCGGCTTCCGCGCCAGCGGCGGTCACGCCTGGCTCGACAACGACCTCAAGCTGATGAGGAACTACTTCTCCGGCCCGTCCGATCCCTTCGAGCTCTACAACGTGATCGACGATCCAGGCGAAGAGCGCGACCTGATCGAAGAGCAACCCGAGATCGCCGCCCGCATGCGAGCGGAACTGGAGGCCTGGAACCGCTCTGTCGACAAGAGCGTCAACGGCGCGGACTACCCGGAAGGCCGGGTGCTGCCTTCCGGGCGGGAGCCGAAGTAG
- a CDS encoding ABC transporter permease, translating to MASATTTGSHPTVELLRKLAGVPQALAGLVVLALIAAAAVLSPWIVPVDAEEMDFDNLLSGPSAAHWLGSDQMGRDTLARLIVGARIALSVSLGAVGLGVLLGVPLGLLSVYFRGRVDDVLMRLMDALVVFPSLLIAVGLAAALGGSLQTVIIAIGIANVPWMARIIRSQGLSIRERDFVKAAESIGLSHGRIILRHILPNCIAPVIVQSTLSMGYAVLTEAALGFVGVGIQPPTPTWGNMLQQAFPMLEQQPLLSIVPGVAIFLLVLSFNCVGDALRDLLDPRLRGVIH from the coding sequence GTGGCTAGCGCTACGACGACCGGCAGCCACCCGACGGTCGAGCTGCTGCGCAAGCTCGCCGGCGTGCCGCAGGCGCTCGCCGGACTCGTCGTGCTGGCCCTGATCGCCGCCGCGGCGGTGCTGTCGCCCTGGATCGTCCCGGTCGACGCCGAGGAGATGGACTTCGACAACCTCCTCTCGGGCCCCAGCGCCGCGCACTGGCTCGGCTCCGACCAGATGGGCCGCGACACCCTTGCCCGACTGATCGTCGGCGCCCGGATTGCGCTCTCCGTCAGCCTCGGCGCGGTCGGTCTGGGCGTGCTGCTTGGCGTACCGCTCGGCCTGCTCTCCGTCTACTTCCGCGGCCGCGTCGACGACGTGCTGATGCGCCTCATGGACGCTCTGGTCGTGTTCCCGAGCCTTCTGATCGCGGTCGGCCTGGCGGCCGCGCTCGGCGGTTCGCTACAGACCGTGATCATCGCCATCGGCATCGCCAACGTGCCTTGGATGGCGAGGATCATCCGCAGCCAGGGCCTGTCCATCCGCGAGCGCGACTTCGTCAAGGCCGCCGAGAGCATCGGCCTCAGCCACGGCCGCATCATCCTGCGCCACATCCTGCCCAACTGCATTGCCCCGGTCATCGTCCAGAGCACCCTCAGCATGGGCTACGCCGTCCTCACCGAAGCCGCCCTCGGCTTCGTCGGCGTCGGCATCCAGCCGCCGACACCCACCTGGGGCAACATGCTCCAGCAGGCCTTCCCGATGCTCGAACAGCAGCCACTGCTGTCGATCGTGCCGGGCGTTGCGATCTTCCTGCTGGTGCTGTCGTTCAACTGTGTCGGCGACGCGTTGCGGGACCTGCTGGACCCGCGGCTACGGGGGGTGATTCACTGA
- a CDS encoding ABC transporter permease produces the protein MRSYLVRRLLQAVPVLLLVTFLVFALMLAIPGDPARAFIGPGEALDEEQLQLIRERHHLDEPVIVQYLIWLGNVLQGDFGRSTQNMRPVAEELGGRALVTLQFGLAAWILAVLVGVPAGIASAVYRGKPIDYAATVVSIGGVAIPNFWLGIMAILLFGVGLGWLPSQGYVSLFDDPLQSLRHMVLPAFALGVTSCALIMRQSRSAMLEVLAQDYLRTSRARGSRERTVIWSHALRNALLPVITILGLQTGRIFAGAIVIETLFGIPGTGQYIVQAIFARDFLVVQAAVLLMAVAVLAANLVTDLACAWLDPRIKFGG, from the coding sequence ATGCGCAGCTACCTCGTGCGCCGCCTGTTGCAGGCGGTGCCCGTTCTCCTCCTGGTCACCTTCCTGGTGTTCGCGTTGATGCTGGCGATTCCGGGCGACCCGGCGCGGGCGTTCATCGGCCCCGGCGAGGCGCTCGACGAGGAGCAGTTGCAGCTCATCCGCGAACGTCACCACCTGGACGAACCGGTGATCGTCCAGTACCTGATCTGGCTCGGCAACGTCCTCCAGGGCGACTTCGGCCGTTCGACCCAGAACATGCGGCCCGTGGCGGAGGAACTCGGCGGCCGGGCGCTGGTGACCCTGCAGTTCGGCCTCGCGGCCTGGATTCTCGCCGTGCTCGTCGGCGTGCCGGCGGGGATCGCCTCCGCGGTCTATCGCGGCAAACCGATCGACTACGCGGCGACGGTGGTCTCGATCGGCGGGGTCGCCATCCCGAACTTCTGGCTCGGCATCATGGCGATCCTGCTGTTCGGCGTGGGGCTCGGCTGGCTGCCGAGCCAGGGCTACGTGAGCCTCTTCGACGATCCGTTGCAGAGCCTGCGCCACATGGTCCTGCCGGCCTTCGCCCTCGGCGTGACGAGCTGCGCGCTGATCATGCGCCAGAGCCGCTCGGCGATGCTCGAGGTGCTCGCCCAGGACTACCTGCGCACCTCACGCGCCCGGGGGTCCAGGGAGCGCACGGTGATCTGGTCGCATGCGTTGCGCAACGCCCTGCTGCCGGTCATCACGATTCTCGGCCTGCAGACCGGCAGGATCTTCGCCGGGGCGATCGTCATCGAGACGCTGTTCGGCATCCCCGGCACCGGCCAGTACATCGTGCAGGCGATCTTCGCCCGCGACTTCCTGGTCGTGCAGGCGGCGGTGCTGCTGATGGCGGTCGCCGTGCTCGCCGCCAACCTGGTCACCGACCTGGCCTGCGCCTGGCTCGACCCGAGGATCAAGTTCGGTGGCTAG
- a CDS encoding ABC transporter substrate-binding protein: protein MSVVLLPSTPRLSVSAPLLLLAGLLTLLVACTPESRADRLESAALKPRPPAVGGPRYGGHLRVGHSLEPTSLDAILGRSGADAYFWRQIFDQLVDADAQLNPRPETSLATSWEIATDPDSITFHLREGVVFHDGTPLNAHAVKVNIERILDPATVATPRASLAVIEGVEVIDEYTVRFDLAGPWGAGFGMLADRGGVMSSPAAIESLGADYGWSPSGTGPFRVKEVITGTLVHFVRNENYWGRDEHGNQLPYLDEVTVRVIRDETVRAAALRTGEIDVTYLPYKDVSTFERDERVRIETMPGGGIALTLVFNVDKPPLDDVNVRLAIAHAVDPAVINRAIFFDRAIEADAGMWPVGSWVHEPDGERPYYDVDKARRYLEKAGRESGLEFTAVTHHNPLLVSSAEVVRAMLKKIGVHMDIDVLSSGPATERFNHGQEYPMFITSWSRYPEPDWMASLAYKSDGYYNPGNVLRPDVDELVELGASLYDNEARKQVYLELNRTVLGEAWFTPLLYGVTFAAAPGRVRNLDQLMGWDGKMNFATIWLEE, encoded by the coding sequence ATGTCTGTTGTTCTGCTGCCGTCGACGCCGAGATTGAGCGTATCCGCGCCGCTGCTTCTGCTTGCAGGGCTACTGACCTTGCTGGTTGCCTGCACGCCAGAGAGTCGCGCCGACCGGCTGGAGTCGGCCGCCCTGAAGCCGCGTCCCCCCGCCGTCGGCGGACCGCGCTACGGCGGCCACCTTAGAGTGGGCCACTCGCTCGAGCCCACGTCGCTCGACGCGATCCTCGGCCGGTCGGGCGCCGATGCCTACTTCTGGCGGCAGATCTTCGATCAACTGGTCGACGCGGACGCGCAGCTCAATCCTCGGCCGGAGACCTCGCTCGCCACTTCCTGGGAGATCGCGACGGATCCCGACTCGATCACCTTCCACCTGCGGGAGGGCGTCGTCTTCCATGACGGCACCCCCCTCAATGCCCATGCGGTGAAGGTCAACATCGAGCGGATTCTCGATCCGGCTACCGTCGCCACGCCGCGCGCCTCGCTGGCGGTGATCGAAGGCGTCGAAGTGATCGACGAGTACACGGTGCGCTTCGATCTGGCCGGGCCGTGGGGCGCGGGTTTCGGCATGCTGGCCGACCGTGGTGGTGTGATGAGCTCGCCGGCCGCGATCGAGTCGCTCGGCGCCGACTACGGCTGGAGCCCCTCGGGAACCGGGCCGTTCAGGGTGAAGGAAGTGATCACCGGCACCCTCGTGCACTTCGTGAGGAATGAGAACTACTGGGGCCGCGACGAGCACGGCAACCAGCTTCCGTATCTCGACGAGGTCACGGTCCGGGTGATCCGGGACGAGACCGTCCGCGCCGCCGCCCTGCGCACGGGCGAGATCGACGTCACCTACCTTCCGTACAAGGACGTATCGACCTTCGAGCGCGACGAGCGGGTCCGGATCGAGACGATGCCGGGCGGCGGCATCGCGCTGACACTGGTGTTCAACGTCGACAAGCCGCCGCTCGACGACGTGAACGTCCGGCTGGCGATCGCCCACGCCGTCGATCCGGCCGTGATCAACAGGGCGATCTTCTTCGACCGGGCGATAGAGGCGGACGCGGGCATGTGGCCGGTGGGTTCCTGGGTCCACGAGCCGGACGGCGAACGTCCCTACTACGACGTGGACAAGGCGCGCCGCTACCTCGAGAAGGCCGGGCGCGAGAGCGGCCTGGAGTTCACGGCCGTCACGCACCACAACCCCCTGCTCGTTTCCAGCGCCGAGGTGGTGCGGGCGATGCTGAAGAAGATCGGCGTCCACATGGACATCGACGTGCTGTCCAGCGGCCCGGCGACCGAGAGGTTCAATCACGGCCAGGAGTACCCGATGTTCATCACCTCCTGGAGCCGCTATCCCGAGCCGGACTGGATGGCCTCGCTGGCCTACAAGAGCGACGGCTACTACAACCCGGGCAACGTGCTGAGGCCGGACGTCGACGAGCTGGTGGAACTGGGCGCCTCGCTCTACGACAACGAGGCCCGCAAGCAGGTCTACCTCGAGCTCAACCGGACGGTGCTCGGCGAGGCCTGGTTCACGCCGCTGCTCTACGGCGTGACCTTCGCGGCGGCGCCCGGGCGAGTGCGCAACCTCGACCAGTTGATGGGCTGGGACGGCAAGATGAACTTCGCGACGATCTGGCTGGAGGAGTAG
- a CDS encoding sulfatase, which translates to MREQTALLLLGTLLCVPSVAQPPDRSDQLLLAAAAPNRETGLEERPNVLFIIADDLNVALGAYLDSAPSPQYAGAKTPNLDRLAAEGIRFDRAYVQNPLCNPSRTSFLSGLRPPTTDIYNGQTPPRSKIGDDLRMLPEHFHDHGYFTARVGKIAHNIFEHAVSWDVSNFALSREPEMRLHLPGYLPGVDLSVERDNTWTDGSEDGMSRADVLRTLGRPAGLPLSWRATRESPRMTPDGTTATRIVQLMARNRDKPFFIAAGFHKPHQPWVGPVEFFDQHPVDEIQLPKTPPDDTDDLPAAAFRILPDDAAHTERQRKQAIAAYHAMVTMTDFYVGQLLDALELLDLADSTIVVFTSDHGFQLNEHGGLWRKTVQFEESTRVPLLVRLPGGGQAGEVAAGLVELVDLYPTLVELANLPAPAHELEGTSFRPLLDDPARPWKSAAFSESIRQGFHGRTLRTQRYRYTEWTPLRATGDETERELYDLEEDPFEYENLASDPDRREQIEELSRRLHAGWRAALPGGRRLGRTPAEESI; encoded by the coding sequence ATGAGAGAACAAACCGCACTCCTGCTGCTTGGCACATTGCTTTGCGTGCCCAGCGTCGCGCAGCCGCCCGACCGGTCGGACCAACTCCTGCTGGCAGCCGCGGCGCCGAATCGGGAGACGGGGCTGGAGGAGCGCCCCAACGTCCTGTTCATCATCGCCGACGACCTGAACGTCGCGCTCGGCGCCTACCTCGACTCGGCGCCTTCCCCGCAGTACGCGGGCGCGAAGACCCCGAACCTCGACCGCCTTGCCGCCGAGGGCATCCGCTTCGACCGGGCCTACGTGCAGAACCCGCTCTGCAACCCGTCCCGGACTTCGTTTCTGAGCGGACTACGGCCGCCCACGACGGACATCTACAACGGCCAGACGCCTCCCCGCAGCAAGATCGGTGACGACTTGCGCATGCTGCCCGAGCACTTCCACGACCACGGCTACTTCACGGCCCGGGTCGGCAAGATCGCGCACAACATCTTCGAGCACGCGGTGTCCTGGGACGTGTCGAACTTCGCCCTGTCCCGAGAGCCCGAAATGCGCCTTCACCTGCCGGGCTACCTGCCCGGCGTCGACCTGTCCGTCGAACGCGACAACACCTGGACGGACGGCTCCGAGGACGGCATGTCCCGCGCCGACGTCCTCAGAACCCTGGGGCGGCCGGCGGGTCTGCCCCTGTCGTGGCGCGCGACGCGTGAATCGCCGCGCATGACGCCGGACGGAACCACGGCGACGCGCATCGTCCAGTTGATGGCGCGGAACCGGGACAAGCCCTTCTTCATCGCCGCCGGCTTTCACAAGCCCCACCAGCCGTGGGTCGGCCCCGTGGAGTTCTTCGACCAGCACCCGGTCGATGAGATCCAACTGCCGAAGACGCCGCCGGACGACACGGACGACCTGCCCGCCGCGGCGTTCCGAATCCTGCCGGACGACGCCGCCCACACGGAGAGGCAGCGCAAGCAGGCGATCGCCGCGTACCACGCGATGGTCACGATGACCGACTTCTACGTCGGCCAGTTGCTGGACGCCCTCGAGCTGCTCGATCTCGCCGACTCCACGATCGTCGTGTTCACCAGCGACCACGGCTTTCAGTTGAACGAGCACGGCGGCCTGTGGCGCAAGACGGTCCAGTTCGAGGAGTCGACCCGCGTGCCGCTCCTCGTCCGGCTTCCGGGAGGCGGCCAGGCCGGTGAGGTCGCGGCCGGACTCGTGGAACTGGTCGACCTGTACCCGACCCTCGTCGAATTGGCCAACCTGCCGGCCCCGGCGCATGAACTCGAAGGCACGAGCTTCAGGCCGCTGCTCGACGATCCGGCCCGCCCGTGGAAGTCGGCGGCCTTCTCGGAATCGATCCGCCAGGGCTTCCACGGCCGCACCCTGCGAACCCAGCGCTACCGTTACACGGAGTGGACGCCGCTGAGGGCAACGGGCGACGAGACCGAGCGCGAGCTCTACGATCTCGAGGAAGACCCCTTCGAGTACGAGAACCTGGCTTCCGATCCAGATCGCCGTGAGCAGATCGAGGAACTGTCCCGCCGCCTGCACGCGGGCTGGCGAGCGGCACTGCCTGGCGGCCGGCGCCTTGGCCGGACGCCTGCGGAAGAGTCGATCTGA